The sequence GAAAGCTCAGTCCCGAATGGGTGAAAATCATCCCACTCGATTTGTAGAGGAGAAAAGATCTTAACCTTTCGGCGTCTATGGATCTGTGTCTCGATTCGGTCAGGCGGGCTAAAGTTCTTAGAGAGATGCCCTAACTTTACATGACCATTCATAGTTCCATCCCTCAACCAATCCTCAGGGAGAGGTAGCTTGAGACCCACATCAGTGCCAAATTAACACTCAGGGGAAGCGTCGGTCAAATTCCTATCAATCAAGCTCAAATTCTTGACAAGACAGCGACTTTTGCTATGGTTTTGCAAGAGACTCTAGCCCAAAAGGAACAACCTATGAAAACCTTGGCATGCCTTGTCTTGATTCTATCCATGAATATCGGCGTCTTACTCGATGGGGTACAAGCCCAGGTATTAGACTTCGATTCCGTTCGGTTAGGAGACCGAGCGCTCGCGTTCGCCAGTGGGTCCATCCAGAAAGCTTCCCCGATCGATGGGACCGTGAACTTGGTGACCGGTGATAATCAGTCCACGGGGAATCGAATGCTTTTAGGTAAGGGAGATTCGCTCTATCTCAGGCTAAACACCTCGACTGATGTGGCGGTTGGAGATCTTTTTACGGTGTACCGACGCGTTCGTAAGGTGTTTCATCCGGTGACCCAGGAATATCTCGGCTTCGTTGTGAATCGATCAGCGATTGTGAAGGTAACCGCGGCCGATCATGCCCTAACCACAGCTGAAACTATTATCAGCTATGGACCTATCTCTCCTGGCGACCCAGTTGTGAGATTTACCGCTCCAACTTTAGATCTCGAGCCGAGCCCCGTGGAGAACGTTTCCAATCTCGACGGCATGATCATTGAGCTCCAGGCTGACCGATCTATGACACTTGTTGCACAATCTAACGTTGTGTACCTGGATCGAGGCAAAGATGATGGATTGAAGGCCGGTGATCTTCTCGATATCCAGCGTTATAGCGCGGGACTTCCTTCGCGAACAATCGGCAAACTCAAGGTATTGACGACCGAACCACACACCGGTGTGGCCAAAGTCCTTAAAGCCAACACACGCGTTATGAAAGGAGATCGGTTCAGGCTCGTTGAGTCGGCTGCGCCCATGCTGCAGCCTCTCGCAACAAACGAGGAATCCTTTGTAGCGGGGGCCAGTGAACAAGCCAGCCTTGTGGTCCCAGGAGATCTGGTATCTAGCAAGCTCAAAGTACAGGATGCCTCTGGACAAAGTCGCCTCAATCTTGGCGAGCTAGCCAAGTTTCTGCACTATGACTCGGGAGACGCAGCCATTAAGCCTGAAAGTTACACGGTACTAGATCAGTTAATTGAGTATCTCCACACAAGTGGCGATACGAGGTTAATCCGAATCGAAGGTCATACGGATAATGTGGAGATCGGCCCCTCTCTCAAATCAAGGTATCCCAGCAATTTTGAATTGTCCAAGGTGCGCGCAAACGGTGTCCTTCGGTATCTTCTGGAGAAGGGTGAGGTTGAATCAACTCGTCTCAGCGCCGTGGGGCTTGGGGATAGCAAGCCAGTCGCCACGAATACGGTCGAGGAGGGACGGACGAAAAATCGGCGCGTGGAGATTCTTCTATACAGTCCAGACGCGGATACCTCAGCACTGCAACCTAGTGTTGAGACCCAAGCGCAATCGCCGGGAGGCAACCTTTCCACCCTGAACGCGCGCGATACCAACGACCAGCAGACCTCCTCAGGCGCTGCCCTCTCCGACAGGGATGATTCCCCTCGCAGCGGAACT is a genomic window of Candidatus Nitrospira kreftii containing:
- a CDS encoding hypothetical protein (conserved protein of unknown function), translated to MNGHVKLGHLSKNFSPPDRIETQIHRRRKVKIFSPLQIEWDDFHPFGTELSQVDRHIECNPAPDS
- a CDS encoding hypothetical protein (conserved exported protein of unknown function); translation: MKTLACLVLILSMNIGVLLDGVQAQVLDFDSVRLGDRALAFASGSIQKASPIDGTVNLVTGDNQSTGNRMLLGKGDSLYLRLNTSTDVAVGDLFTVYRRVRKVFHPVTQEYLGFVVNRSAIVKVTAADHALTTAETIISYGPISPGDPVVRFTAPTLDLEPSPVENVSNLDGMIIELQADRSMTLVAQSNVVYLDRGKDDGLKAGDLLDIQRYSAGLPSRTIGKLKVLTTEPHTGVAKVLKANTRVMKGDRFRLVESAAPMLQPLATNEESFVAGASEQASLVVPGDLVSSKLKVQDASGQSRLNLGELAKFLHYDSGDAAIKPESYTVLDQLIEYLHTSGDTRLIRIEGHTDNVEIGPSLKSRYPSNFELSKVRANGVLRYLLEKGEVESTRLSAVGLGDSKPVATNTVEEGRTKNRRVEILLYSPDADTSALQPSVETQAQSPGGNLSTLNARDTNDQQTSSGAALSDRDDSPRSGTLSVGDSSQTSGRGGASADNGSNPNGATSTDTNQQDMPQQPAAGTQAD